TTCAAAGACCTGTCTACGTGTCAGGTTCATCTTTTCCAGATCCAGACGGACCACGTACAAGTGCCAGGCTGAGCTGCCGTTCGGATGCTGCCATGGTGTTGTTACAGGAAGATCTGACAATAATTCATCGTACCTGGCCGCAAGCTGGGAGCGTCTGGCAACGAATTGATCCAATCTTTTCATCTGGCTGATGCCCAGTGCCGCCTGGATGTCGGTCATGCGGTAGTTGAAACCGAGATCTATTTGTTCATAATAATAAGCAGGTTTGGGGGTATCTATGTATGGGTGTTTGGGCGTGTTTGTGTATGGGGGTATGGGTGTGTGGGCGTATGGGTGTGTTTTACTCCCAGACTCCCTTACTCCCATACTCCCATACGTAGTTACATTCCTTGTGATGCCGTGACTCCGCAATAATTCCATCCTCTCTGCCAAAGTCTGGTCATTGGTAACGGCCATTCCCCCTTCGCCAGTAGTGATGATCTTGACCGGATGGAAGCTGAAAATTGTTATATCGCTATAGCGGCAATTGCCGATGGGTTCTTGTTTGTATTTCCCTCCAAGGGCGTGACAGGCATCTTCAATGACTCGGAAGTCATATTCCTGCGCCAGGGCATGAATTGCCTCCATGTTGCAGGGCTGACCGCACATATGCACCGGAACGACTACTTTGGGAAGACTTTTGCTTTCCCTGGCCTGTTTAAGCTTTTCTTCCAAAGCCTCAGGACTCATATTGTAAGTAGCCGGATCAATATCAACAAAATCAACCTTTGCCCCGCAATAAAGAGCGCAATTGGCTGAAGCCACAAAGGTAATGGGTGAAGTCCAGAGTGTATCGCCAGGACCCAGGTCAAGGGCCAGACAGGCGATGTGCAGGGCGGACGTGCCGGAGTTGACGGCCACGGCATCGCCGACGCCGCAATACCTGGCAATCGTCTGCTCGAATCGCGGTACCATCGGGCCCTGAGTCAGGAAGTCGGATTTTAGCACCTCGACTACGGCATCTATGTCGGACTGATCTATTTGTTGCTTACCATATGGAATCATTCGCTACACCGTGAAACTACTGTCTATGTTAATTCGGATTAATTCCCGCAATTGTTCCACAGTCAAAAAATCCGGATTAGAGCCGCTGTTGTAGGCAAAGCCGGGAGTAACCATTTTGCATCCATTTTGATCACAATAATGCACAGGGCCATGCTTGCCAGTGGTGGGCAGAATAGCAAAGTACCTGCCCAGATCAACAGTATTAAAACTGTCGCTGGAAGTAATCATTTCCTCATGGATCTTTTCCCCCGGCCTGATCCCGGTTACAGGCTTCTCGCATTCCGGACCAATAGCCTCGGCCACATCCAGGATGCGGTAACTGGGGATCTTGGGCACGAAAAGTTCACCGCCCCGGGAGTTTTCAATGGACCAGAGCACCATGTCCACCCCTTCCTGCAGGGTAATATTGAACCTGGTCATAGCTGGGTCGGTGATGGGCAGGACCCCGGTTTTGCGCTTCTCCAGGAAAAAGGGGATGACTGAACCCCTGCTGCCCATGACGTTGCCATAGCGAACCACCGTGAATCGCAGGTTTCTTCCTCCAAGAATATTGTTGGCGGCAATGAACAATTTGTCAGAACAAAGCTTCGTTGCGCCATACAGATTGATGGGTGCGGCAGCCTTGTCCGTGGATAGAGCCGCGACGACCCGGACTGTTGGAGTATCCAGGCAGGCTTCAACAAGATTTTGCGCTCCCAGTATGTTGGTCTTGATACATTCAAAAGGATTGTACTCAGCCGCCGGAACCTGCTTCAGGGCCGCGGCATGGACAACTACTTCAATTTGCTCCAGGGCTCTGCGCAAACGTGAGTAATCCCGTACATCTCCGATAAAA
This genomic interval from Desulfonatronovibrio hydrogenovorans DSM 9292 contains the following:
- the pseC gene encoding UDP-4-amino-4,6-dideoxy-N-acetyl-beta-L-altrosamine transaminase, translating into MIPYGKQQIDQSDIDAVVEVLKSDFLTQGPMVPRFEQTIARYCGVGDAVAVNSGTSALHIACLALDLGPGDTLWTSPITFVASANCALYCGAKVDFVDIDPATYNMSPEALEEKLKQARESKSLPKVVVPVHMCGQPCNMEAIHALAQEYDFRVIEDACHALGGKYKQEPIGNCRYSDITIFSFHPVKIITTGEGGMAVTNDQTLAERMELLRSHGITRNVTTYGSMGVRESGSKTHPYAHTPIPPYTNTPKHPYIDTPKPAYYYEQIDLGFNYRMTDIQAALGISQMKRLDQFVARRSQLAARYDELLSDLPVTTPWQHPNGSSAWHLYVVRLDLEKMNLTRRQVFEYLRKKGIGINVHYIPVHTHPYYQAMGFEWGMFPESEKYYQEAITLPLFPAMTEKEQDRVVDALKRILPTEHTEGH
- the pseB gene encoding UDP-N-acetylglucosamine 4,6-dehydratase (inverting) produces the protein MLNNKSILITGGTGSFGKAFVRTVLERYPDVKRLVVFSRDELKQFEMEQEFSPQEFPAMRYFIGDVRDYSRLRRALEQIEVVVHAAALKQVPAAEYNPFECIKTNILGAQNLVEACLDTPTVRVVAALSTDKAAAPINLYGATKLCSDKLFIAANNILGGRNLRFTVVRYGNVMGSRGSVIPFFLEKRKTGVLPITDPAMTRFNITLQEGVDMVLWSIENSRGGELFVPKIPSYRILDVAEAIGPECEKPVTGIRPGEKIHEEMITSSDSFNTVDLGRYFAILPTTGKHGPVHYCDQNGCKMVTPGFAYNSGSNPDFLTVEQLRELIRINIDSSFTV